The proteins below come from a single Ictalurus furcatus strain D&B chromosome 15, Billie_1.0, whole genome shotgun sequence genomic window:
- the rhoac gene encoding rho-related GTP-binding protein RhoA-C has product MAAIRKKLVIVGDGACGKTCLLIVFSKDQFPEVYVPTVFENYVADIEVDGKQVELALWDTAGQEDYDRLRPLSYPDTDVILMCFSIDSPDSLENIPEKWTPEVKHFCPNVPIILVGNKKDLRNDEHTRRELSKMKQEPVKQEEGRDMANRINAFGYLECSAKTKDGVREVFEMATRAALQAKKRGKKNGCLLL; this is encoded by the exons ATGGCGGCGATCCGTAAGAAGCTGGTAATCGTCGGGGACGGCGCTTGTGGAAAGACGTGCTTGCTGATCGTGTTCAGTAAAGACCAGTTCCCCGAGGTTTACGTTCCCACCGTGTTCGAGAATTACGTCGCCGACATCGAGGTGGACGGAAAGCAG GTGGAGCTCGCTCTGTGGGACACTGCCGGTCAGGAGGATTACGACCGCCTCAGGCCACTCTCGTACCCGGACACGGACGTCATCCTCATGTGCTTCTCTATAGACAGTCCTGACAGCTTGG AGAACATCCCGGAGAAGTGGACGCCAGAAGTGAAGCATTTCTGTCCGAACGTTCCCATCATCCTCGTGGGGAACAAGAAGGACCTGCGTAACGACGAGCACACTCGACGCGAGCTGTCCAAAATGAAACAG GAGCCTGTGAAACAAGAAGAAGGTCGTGACATGGCCAACCGGATCAACGCTTTCGGTTATTTAGAATGCTCGGCAAAGACGAAGGACGGCGTAAGGGAAGTGTTCGAAATGGCCACCAGGGCGGCGCTGCAGGCCAAGAAGCGCGGCAAGAAGAACGGCTGCCTGTTATTATAG